From one Chanodichthys erythropterus isolate Z2021 chromosome 3, ASM2448905v1, whole genome shotgun sequence genomic stretch:
- the dnal4a gene encoding dynein, axonemal, light chain 4a: MAETGDGKKEDADYKRLQSFPLIRHTDMPEEMRVETMELCVTACEKFASNNESAAKMIKESMDKKFGSSWHVVIGEGFGFEVTHEVKNLLYMFFGGSLAVCVWKCS; encoded by the exons ATGGCAGAAACTGGTGATGGTAAAAAAGAGGATGCCGACTACAAAAGACTGCAAAGCTTTCCGCTCATCAGG CACACAGATATGCCAGAGGAGATGCGTGTGGAGACCATGGAGCTCTGCGTCACAGCCTGTGAGAAATTTGCATCCAACAATGAG AGTGCTGCCAAAATGATCAAGGAGTCCATGGATAAGAAGTTTGGCAGTTCGTGGCACGTGGTGATCGGTGAGGGGTTTGGGTTCGAGGTGACCCATGAAGTCAAGAACCTGCTCTACATGTTCTTCGGAGGAAGTCTGGCTGTGTGCGTTTGGAAATGCTCCTGA